The following coding sequences are from one Leptolyngbya sp. NIES-3755 window:
- a CDS encoding serine/threonine dehydratase (similar to AA sequence:cyanobase_aa:LBDG_57750), with protein MSVTYSDILAAADRLSGVAHKTPVITSNTVNQKTGAQVFFKCENFQRSGSFKFRGAYNAMSQLTDEQRKQGVVAYSSGNHGQALALAGQILDVPVTIVMPNDAPAVKKAATQSYEAEVIFYNRAFEKREEVTQKIADDRGLTLIPPFDFASVIAGQGTTAKELIEEVGDLDVLLVCCGGGGLISGCAIAANTLVPNCQIIGVEPKRADDATRSFYSKMLQIVENPNTIADGARTRSLGTLTFPLVLEYVDEMVTVSEAAILRTLFFVWERLKIVVEPTGVLAATALLEGIVSFPDAKVGVIISGGNVDLKEVGKLFSKATPREKASKRLPLAPEMS; from the coding sequence ATGTCTGTCACCTACTCGGATATCTTAGCGGCTGCCGATCGTCTCTCAGGTGTCGCACACAAAACGCCCGTGATCACCTCGAATACGGTGAATCAAAAAACGGGTGCTCAAGTGTTTTTCAAGTGCGAGAACTTTCAGCGATCAGGGTCGTTTAAGTTCCGAGGGGCTTACAATGCAATGTCCCAATTAACCGATGAACAGCGCAAACAAGGTGTAGTCGCTTATTCATCCGGTAATCATGGGCAAGCTTTAGCCTTAGCAGGTCAAATTCTCGATGTACCTGTCACGATCGTGATGCCCAATGATGCGCCCGCTGTGAAAAAAGCCGCTACACAGAGTTACGAAGCAGAGGTGATCTTTTACAATCGTGCCTTTGAAAAACGCGAAGAAGTCACGCAAAAGATCGCAGACGATCGAGGTTTAACTTTAATTCCACCCTTTGATTTTGCTTCAGTGATTGCAGGTCAAGGCACTACAGCAAAAGAACTAATCGAAGAAGTTGGCGATTTAGATGTTCTACTCGTTTGCTGTGGCGGTGGAGGATTGATATCGGGATGTGCGATCGCAGCTAATACCTTAGTTCCGAACTGTCAAATTATTGGAGTCGAACCGAAACGAGCCGATGATGCGACTCGATCGTTCTATAGTAAAATGCTGCAAATTGTAGAGAATCCGAATACGATCGCGGATGGTGCAAGAACTCGATCGCTTGGAACTCTAACATTCCCATTAGTTCTCGAATACGTTGATGAAATGGTTACAGTGTCCGAAGCTGCAATTTTACGAACATTGTTCTTCGTTTGGGAACGGCTCAAAATTGTGGTCGAACCAACTGGAGTTTTAGCTGCAACTGCATTACTAGAAGGCATTGTTTCTTTTCCCGATGCCAAAGTTGGGGTGATCATCAGTGGTGGAAATGTTGACCTCAAAGAAGTTGGAAAGCTATTTAGTAAAGCGACTCCACGGGAAAAAGCGTCCAAACGTCTTCCGCTTGCTCCAGAAATGAGTTGA
- a CDS encoding hypothetical protein (conserved hypothetical protein;~similar to AA sequence:cyanobase_aa:LBDG_57760) — translation MSTENTTGADAIDVAIAKGIDFDGSPIPAEKLDLYNKVMALEAGRQRSGVSNTMRSRIVRIGAKHIPQDELNQQLEAAGFAPLKEKEIAFFYNK, via the coding sequence ATGAGTACCGAAAACACGACTGGGGCAGATGCGATCGATGTCGCGATCGCAAAAGGAATCGATTTCGATGGATCTCCGATTCCCGCTGAGAAATTAGATTTGTATAACAAAGTGATGGCACTTGAGGCTGGACGGCAACGCAGCGGAGTCTCGAACACGATGCGATCGAGAATTGTTCGCATCGGTGCAAAACACATTCCTCAAGATGAACTGAATCAACAGCTTGAAGCAGCAGGATTCGCCCCGCTTAAAGAGAAAGAAATCGCCTTTTTCTATAACAAATAA